The following proteins are encoded in a genomic region of Pseudodesulfovibrio mercurii:
- the flhB gene encoding flagellar biosynthesis protein FlhB gives MIGQEDPSKTERATQKRRDKQREEGNVAKGQEIPKVMTLLAGVLTLRFMIGFYSDQFTEIYRWTFLEAINFQVDKPMAYALFAWGLKKMALLVVPFMLVLALVAFLSLRLQVGSLWTTKPLEPKFGKLFNIMSGIKKLMLSPDALLKLGKSLLQAMAVAIAPYIVIRQELPNLLPLFHSNVQGILAFIVTVGYRMVCYALIPMLLIAVADLVYERWNYEEQIKMTKDEIKDERKQAEGDPKIKQKQRQKMMEVMASRMFQDIPKADVVITNPTHYAVALQYDPLKAPAPLVLAKGVNKVAERIKEVARENSIPIEENRPLAQALYKQVEIGETIPEELFQAVAAILAKLEKFKRRR, from the coding sequence ATGATCGGCCAGGAAGATCCGAGTAAAACCGAAAGGGCCACCCAGAAGCGGCGCGACAAGCAGCGCGAGGAGGGCAACGTCGCCAAGGGCCAGGAGATACCCAAGGTCATGACCCTGCTGGCCGGAGTCCTGACCCTGCGCTTCATGATCGGCTTCTACAGCGACCAGTTCACCGAGATCTACCGCTGGACCTTCCTTGAGGCCATCAACTTCCAGGTGGACAAGCCCATGGCCTACGCCCTGTTCGCCTGGGGCCTCAAGAAGATGGCCCTGCTGGTGGTGCCGTTCATGCTGGTCCTGGCCCTGGTGGCCTTCCTGTCCCTGCGGTTGCAGGTGGGCTCCCTGTGGACCACCAAGCCCCTGGAGCCGAAGTTCGGCAAGCTGTTCAACATCATGAGCGGCATCAAGAAGCTCATGCTCAGCCCGGACGCCCTGCTCAAACTGGGCAAGAGCCTGCTCCAGGCCATGGCCGTGGCCATCGCCCCGTATATCGTCATCCGGCAGGAGCTGCCCAACCTGCTCCCCTTGTTCCACTCCAACGTCCAGGGAATCCTCGCCTTCATCGTCACCGTGGGCTACAGGATGGTCTGCTACGCCCTCATCCCCATGCTGCTCATCGCCGTGGCCGACCTGGTCTACGAGCGCTGGAACTACGAGGAGCAGATCAAGATGACCAAGGACGAGATCAAGGACGAGCGCAAGCAGGCCGAGGGCGACCCCAAGATCAAGCAGAAGCAGCGCCAGAAGATGATGGAGGTCATGGCCTCGCGCATGTTCCAGGACATCCCCAAGGCGGACGTGGTCATCACCAACCCGACCCACTACGCCGTGGCCCTGCAGTACGACCCGCTGAAGGCCCCCGCGCCCCTGGTCCTGGCCAAGGGTGTGAACAAGGTTGCCGAACGAATCAAGGAAGTTGCGCGCGAGAACTCCATCCCCATCGAGGAAAACCGACCCTTGGCACAGGCTTTGTATAAACAGGTGGAGATCGGAGAAACCATCCCGGAGGAACTGTTCCAGGCCGTGGCCGCAATTCTGGCGAAGCTGGAGAAATTCAAGCGACGCCGCTAG
- the flhA gene encoding flagellar biosynthesis protein FlhA, with amino-acid sequence MAQPSAKTAIPKIDYSKFAKQGDILLAGGVVVILFVMLIPLPTPFIDFMLSVSISLGLVILVTSMFMTSPLEFSIFPSLLLVTTLLRLALNVATTRAILLHGDEGTSAAGSVIQSFGEFVVGGNYVIGIVIFMILFILNKTVIVTGTTRIAEVAARFTLDAMPGKQMAIEADLNAGLIDEEQATKKREDLRREADFYGAMDGAGKFVSGDVKAGLMITAINIIGGFLIGVLQKNMEWMDAAHTYTLLTIGDGLVATIPSLIISTSAGIIVSRAAAEAKMGEEFIGQLSYHHRALKLVSGILVIFGIVPGMPTIPFLTLAAIVFGVGHISAKQRRSFTVAQEAKEQKQPATLDTPEEVQALLPLDQLELEVGYGLIPLVDEEQSGNLLSRIRSIRRQFALDMGVVVPSLHLRDNLQLKPGEYRVLIKGNPVASAELLIDHYLAMDPGDAKHRIEGVETVEPAFNLPAVWIPEAQKEEAMLAGYTVVDPSTVIATHLTEVFRRNLHEFLGRQETQELLNNLSKRAPKAVESLVPAVLSVGGVQKVLQALVQENVSIRDLLTIVETLADYAPATQDPTQLTEYVRARMGRTIVKPYLGDNGVLPIITLNPQIDEILNNAMRPAEQGGYLALEPGMAQRIIQAINRSTEDAMVADGQPILLVTPQLRSQLAQLLTRFIPTLPVISQAEIPADVKIQSVATVEL; translated from the coding sequence ATGGCCCAGCCTTCCGCCAAGACCGCCATCCCGAAAATCGACTACAGCAAGTTCGCCAAGCAGGGCGACATCCTCCTGGCCGGAGGCGTGGTGGTCATCCTCTTCGTGATGCTCATCCCCCTGCCGACGCCGTTCATCGACTTCATGCTCTCGGTCTCCATCTCGCTGGGTCTGGTCATCCTGGTGACCTCCATGTTCATGACCTCGCCGCTGGAATTTTCCATCTTCCCGTCGCTCCTGCTGGTCACCACCCTGCTGCGCCTGGCCCTGAACGTGGCCACCACCCGCGCCATCCTGCTGCACGGCGACGAGGGCACCTCGGCCGCGGGCTCGGTCATCCAGAGCTTCGGCGAGTTCGTGGTCGGCGGCAACTACGTCATCGGCATCGTCATCTTCATGATCCTGTTCATCCTGAACAAGACCGTCATCGTCACCGGCACCACCCGCATCGCCGAGGTGGCCGCCCGCTTCACCCTGGACGCCATGCCGGGCAAGCAGATGGCCATCGAGGCGGACCTCAACGCCGGGCTCATCGACGAGGAGCAGGCCACCAAGAAGCGCGAGGACCTGCGCCGCGAGGCCGACTTCTACGGGGCCATGGACGGCGCAGGCAAGTTCGTGTCCGGAGACGTCAAGGCCGGCCTGATGATCACGGCCATCAACATCATCGGCGGCTTCCTCATCGGCGTGCTGCAGAAAAACATGGAGTGGATGGACGCGGCCCATACCTACACCCTGCTGACCATCGGCGACGGCCTGGTGGCCACCATCCCGTCCCTGATCATCTCCACCTCGGCGGGCATCATCGTCTCCCGCGCGGCCGCCGAGGCCAAGATGGGCGAGGAATTCATCGGCCAGCTGTCCTATCATCACCGGGCGCTCAAGCTGGTGTCCGGCATCCTGGTCATCTTCGGCATCGTTCCCGGCATGCCGACCATCCCGTTCCTGACTCTGGCCGCCATCGTCTTCGGCGTGGGCCATATCTCGGCCAAGCAGCGGCGCAGCTTCACCGTGGCCCAGGAGGCCAAGGAGCAGAAGCAGCCCGCCACCCTGGACACCCCGGAGGAGGTCCAGGCCCTGCTGCCGCTCGACCAGCTGGAACTGGAGGTGGGCTACGGGCTCATCCCCCTGGTGGACGAGGAACAGAGCGGCAACCTGCTCTCGCGCATCCGCTCCATCCGCCGCCAGTTCGCCCTGGACATGGGCGTGGTCGTACCCTCCCTGCACCTGCGCGACAACCTCCAGCTCAAGCCCGGCGAGTACCGCGTGCTCATCAAGGGCAACCCGGTTGCCAGCGCGGAGCTGCTCATCGACCACTACCTGGCCATGGACCCGGGCGACGCCAAGCACCGCATCGAGGGTGTGGAGACCGTGGAGCCCGCCTTCAACCTCCCGGCCGTGTGGATTCCCGAGGCCCAGAAGGAGGAGGCCATGCTGGCGGGTTACACCGTGGTCGATCCGTCCACGGTCATCGCCACCCACCTGACCGAGGTCTTCCGGCGCAACCTGCACGAGTTCCTCGGCCGCCAGGAGACCCAGGAGCTGCTCAACAACCTGTCCAAGCGCGCGCCCAAGGCCGTGGAATCCCTGGTGCCCGCCGTGCTCAGCGTGGGCGGCGTGCAGAAAGTCCTCCAGGCCCTGGTCCAGGAGAACGTCTCCATCCGCGACCTGCTGACCATCGTGGAGACCCTGGCCGACTACGCCCCGGCAACCCAGGACCCGACACAGCTCACGGAATACGTCCGCGCCCGCATGGGCCGGACCATCGTCAAGCCGTATCTCGGCGACAACGGGGTGCTGCCGATCATCACCCTGAACCCGCAGATCGACGAGATTCTGAACAACGCCATGCGCCCGGCCGAACAGGGCGGCTACCTGGCCCTGGAGCCGGGCATGGCCCAGAGGATCATCCAGGCCATCAACCGCTCGACGGAGGACGCCATGGTGGCCGACGGCCAGCCCATCCTGTTGGTCACACCGCAACTGCGCTCGCAGCTGGCCCAGCTGCTGACCCGGTTCATCCCGACCCTGCCGGTCATCTCCCAGGCCGAAATCCCGGCGGACGTCAAAATTCAGTCGGTCGCAACCGTCGAACTCTAG
- a CDS encoding flagellar biosynthesis protein FlhF, with the protein MRMKTYRAATSTAAFAKVRSELGDEAVILSNKTVTENGCKCCEIVAAVESDPQPRRPQRDTRDGVVDAALRDSVGWQREWSQIKGQILALMKPQMDPTRLSSKQRIALEYLEREEVDERVLTHVYCTMRETRDLPVMGALDPLLKATPFRAGTWTNRFHAFAGPGGAGKTSSLVRLALRMKKEQPGMRLCLATADGGRGKGRLILKHYAELSGLAFREIITKDDFALLRDEARQFDMILIDLPGLSGRTTLEEWSRLYGLHECPDLSIHLVLNPYYSKGQFERFVDKYKSEQLASVIWTKLDEACTFGAILNMAFAGGLPVSALSYGPGLKNSISPATEEMIWRLMFMRRLPDGTTQP; encoded by the coding sequence ATGAGAATGAAGACTTACCGGGCCGCCACGTCCACGGCCGCCTTCGCCAAGGTCCGATCCGAACTCGGCGACGAGGCCGTGATCCTGTCCAACAAGACCGTCACCGAGAACGGCTGCAAGTGCTGCGAGATCGTGGCCGCGGTGGAGAGCGATCCGCAGCCGCGCCGCCCGCAGCGCGACACCAGGGACGGCGTGGTGGACGCCGCCCTGCGCGACTCGGTGGGCTGGCAGCGCGAATGGAGCCAGATCAAGGGCCAGATTCTGGCCCTGATGAAGCCGCAGATGGACCCGACCCGGCTCTCGTCCAAGCAGCGCATCGCGCTGGAATACCTGGAGCGCGAGGAGGTGGACGAACGGGTCCTGACCCACGTCTACTGCACCATGCGCGAAACCCGCGACCTGCCGGTCATGGGAGCCCTGGACCCGCTGCTCAAGGCCACGCCGTTCCGGGCCGGGACCTGGACCAACCGCTTCCACGCCTTTGCCGGGCCCGGCGGGGCCGGAAAGACCTCCAGCCTGGTGCGCCTCGCCCTGCGCATGAAGAAGGAGCAGCCGGGCATGCGCCTGTGCCTGGCCACGGCCGACGGCGGCCGGGGCAAGGGCCGCCTGATCCTCAAGCACTACGCCGAACTGAGCGGCCTGGCCTTCCGCGAGATCATCACCAAGGACGACTTCGCCCTGCTCCGCGACGAGGCCCGGCAATTCGACATGATCCTCATCGACCTGCCCGGCCTGTCCGGGAGGACCACCCTGGAGGAATGGTCGCGCCTCTACGGCCTGCACGAATGCCCGGACCTGTCCATTCACCTGGTCCTGAATCCCTACTACAGCAAGGGCCAGTTCGAGCGTTTCGTGGACAAATACAAAAGTGAACAACTAGCCAGCGTTATCTGGACGAAACTCGATGAAGCCTGTACATTCGGGGCAATATTGAACATGGCTTTCGCCGGCGGACTGCCGGTCTCGGCCCTGTCCTACGGCCCCGGCCTGAAGAACAGCATCAGCCCGGCCACGGAAGAGATGATCTGGCGACTCATGTTCATGCGCAGGCTGCCCGACGGCACAACCCAACCCTAA
- a CDS encoding MinD/ParA family protein — MSSNLPLVLSVTSGKGGVGKTNMSVNLAYSLSAAGKNVVLLDADLGLANVDVILGVTPKHNLFHLFHEDMTLDKILFDTPYGFRILPASSGVSDMVNLDKGQKLELLDAMDSLEDNVDYLIVDTGAGINDNVLYFNLAVQERLLIITPEPTSLTDAYALIKVLKLHHGVEKFRVLVNMVKDVNMAREVYLKLLNACDHFLDGISLDLVGFVPYDQNVRNAVIAQTPFCHKFPKTPASVAVRQTAQKVKNWQVTPNTDDNIKFFWKKLLFQERSVA, encoded by the coding sequence ATGAGCTCGAATCTTCCCCTGGTCCTCTCCGTCACTTCCGGCAAGGGAGGGGTCGGCAAGACCAACATGTCGGTCAACCTGGCCTATTCCCTCAGCGCCGCGGGCAAGAACGTGGTCCTGCTCGACGCGGACCTGGGGCTGGCCAACGTGGACGTCATTCTCGGGGTCACGCCCAAACACAATCTCTTCCACCTGTTCCACGAGGACATGACCCTGGACAAGATCCTCTTCGACACCCCCTACGGCTTCCGCATCCTCCCGGCCTCGTCGGGCGTGAGCGACATGGTCAACCTGGACAAGGGCCAGAAGCTCGAACTCCTGGATGCCATGGACTCCCTGGAGGACAACGTGGACTACCTCATCGTGGACACGGGCGCGGGCATCAACGACAACGTGCTCTACTTCAACCTGGCCGTGCAGGAACGACTGCTGATCATCACCCCGGAGCCCACTTCCCTGACCGACGCCTACGCCCTGATAAAGGTCCTCAAGCTGCACCACGGGGTGGAGAAGTTCCGCGTGCTGGTGAACATGGTCAAGGACGTGAACATGGCCCGCGAGGTCTACCTCAAGCTCCTGAACGCCTGCGACCACTTCCTGGACGGCATCTCGCTGGACCTGGTCGGCTTCGTGCCCTACGACCAGAACGTGCGCAACGCGGTCATCGCCCAGACCCCGTTCTGCCACAAATTTCCCAAGACCCCGGCCAGCGTCGCTGTCCGGCAGACGGCCCAGAAGGTCAAAAACTGGCAGGTAACCCCCAACACCGATGACAATATTAAATTCTTCTGGAAAAAGCTCCTCTTCCAGGAACGATCCGTGGCTTGA
- a CDS encoding FliA/WhiG family RNA polymerase sigma factor, protein MTILNSSGKSSSSRNDPWLELEQGVRHWDDFSPRDRENIVRYYAPKIRILALRLKAKLPQSVELNELISAGSLGLLDALGKFNPELGIKFDTYSENRIKGAMLDELRRMDWFSRGLRQKVKVLEDSMRQIEHETGSPATTEQLCAHTGMSDREVQQGLEALNNQVCLSLDSFQENLVGQKKMTDNEPFQSAAFQEIVDKVANLIEELTPREKLVISLYYGEELNMKETAEVMDITEGRVSQLHSQALNKLRKTFRARYENE, encoded by the coding sequence ATGACAATATTAAATTCTTCTGGAAAAAGCTCCTCTTCCAGGAACGATCCGTGGCTTGAGCTGGAACAGGGCGTCAGGCATTGGGACGATTTTTCGCCGAGGGACCGGGAAAACATCGTCCGCTACTACGCGCCCAAAATCCGGATCCTGGCGCTGCGGCTCAAGGCCAAGCTGCCCCAGAGCGTGGAGCTCAACGAGCTCATCAGCGCGGGCAGCCTCGGTCTTCTCGATGCCTTGGGAAAGTTCAACCCGGAGCTGGGGATCAAGTTCGACACCTACTCGGAGAACCGCATCAAGGGGGCCATGCTCGACGAGCTGCGGCGCATGGACTGGTTCTCCCGGGGGCTCCGGCAGAAGGTCAAGGTGCTCGAGGACTCCATGCGCCAGATCGAGCACGAGACCGGCTCCCCGGCCACCACGGAACAGCTCTGCGCCCACACCGGCATGTCGGACCGGGAGGTCCAGCAGGGACTCGAAGCCCTGAACAACCAGGTCTGCCTCAGCCTGGACTCCTTCCAGGAGAACCTCGTCGGCCAGAAAAAAATGACCGACAACGAACCGTTCCAGTCGGCCGCCTTCCAGGAGATTGTTGACAAAGTAGCCAATCTCATTGAAGAATTGACGCCAAGAGAAAAATTGGTCATATCTCTGTATTACGGAGAGGAGCTGAACATGAAGGAGACTGCGGAGGTTATGGACATAACCGAGGGCCGCGTCTCGCAACTCCACTCCCAAGCATTGAATAAATTGAGAAAAACGTTCAGAGCTCGTTACGAAAACGAGTAG
- a CDS encoding chemotaxis response regulator CheY, producing MAYNTNMRVLVVDDFSTMRKIIKNILRQLGFNNIVEADDGSTAWEVLNKDNIDFIVSDWNMPTMSGIELLRKVRASEEYSDIPFLMVTAEAQQENIIEAVQAKVSNYIVKPFTPETLGQKIEKIFG from the coding sequence ATGGCTTACAACACCAACATGCGCGTCCTGGTTGTAGACGATTTCTCCACCATGCGTAAAATCATCAAGAACATCCTGCGCCAGCTGGGTTTCAACAACATCGTCGAGGCCGATGACGGCTCCACCGCCTGGGAAGTGCTCAACAAGGACAACATCGACTTCATCGTCTCCGACTGGAACATGCCGACCATGTCCGGCATCGAACTGCTCCGCAAGGTGCGCGCCAGCGAGGAGTACTCGGACATCCCCTTCCTGATGGTCACGGCCGAGGCTCAGCAGGAGAACATCATCGAGGCCGTGCAGGCCAAGGTGTCCAACTACATCGTCAAGCCGTTCACCCCCGAAACCCTGGGCCAGAAGATCGAAAAAATCTTCGGCTAG
- a CDS encoding flagellar basal body-associated FliL family protein: MDDAAASRATQKVDLDLDDAPFLEDEDEDEEIEEVPVETPLLTEDGGKPRLGLVALLKNKFVLMGLGVILVLLAVIVILLLREPETPPPPPPPVEETAIPQPEPEAPETPQIIVKLDPFLIEQVDEAGKIRFLEVSILLSTEDEGLARQFKQETYAVRNALYYYLKNKDLEFLSDKENSEKLKKELLVIINQYMGFGQFDTLMFEQYLVR, from the coding sequence TTGGACGATGCCGCGGCGAGCCGGGCCACCCAGAAGGTCGATCTCGACCTCGACGACGCCCCGTTCCTCGAAGACGAGGACGAGGACGAGGAGATCGAGGAAGTCCCGGTCGAGACCCCGCTCCTGACCGAGGACGGCGGCAAGCCCAGGCTCGGGCTGGTCGCCCTGCTCAAGAACAAGTTCGTGCTCATGGGACTGGGCGTCATCCTGGTCCTGCTGGCCGTCATCGTCATCCTCCTGCTGCGCGAACCCGAAACGCCGCCTCCGCCCCCGCCGCCCGTCGAGGAGACGGCCATCCCGCAACCGGAACCCGAGGCCCCGGAGACGCCGCAGATCATCGTCAAGCTCGACCCGTTCCTCATCGAGCAAGTGGACGAGGCGGGCAAGATACGCTTCCTCGAGGTCAGCATCCTCCTGTCCACCGAGGACGAGGGACTGGCCCGGCAGTTCAAGCAGGAGACGTATGCCGTGCGCAACGCCCTGTACTACTATCTCAAGAATAAGGATCTCGAATTTCTGTCCGATAAGGAAAACAGCGAGAAACTGAAAAAGGAACTGCTGGTCATCATCAACCAGTACATGGGGTTCGGCCAGTTCGACACGCTGATGTTCGAACAATATCTTGTGAGGTGA
- the lpxC gene encoding UDP-3-O-acyl-N-acetylglucosamine deacetylase: MSQTTIHRSVRCTGIGLHSGKQVEMVLRPAAEDTGILFSLRNGSGSTFLTPAPSLVVETSLATVLGDGRETVATVEHLLATINGMGIDNIHIEVSGKEVPIMDGSAASFVYLLKQAGVRKLNKPRKVMAVKKAMEFEQDGKYIKARPYDGLRLDYTIEFAHPLIGRQHMSLEITPENFAQHLAKARTFGFLKEVDYLHANGLALGGSLDNAVVLDEYNILNAEGLRFDDEFVRHKMLDFVGDIATFGARLQGHFEVFASGHALNNAFLRHLDENRDLYLEEKVESVPAMEKAPAREQLRPAPAVA; encoded by the coding sequence ATGTCTCAGACGACTATACATAGATCAGTACGTTGCACCGGAATCGGACTCCACAGCGGCAAGCAGGTGGAAATGGTCCTTCGGCCCGCAGCGGAAGATACCGGCATCCTGTTCTCCCTGCGGAACGGGTCCGGTTCCACGTTCCTGACCCCCGCCCCGTCCCTGGTCGTGGAGACCAGCCTGGCCACGGTGCTGGGGGACGGCCGCGAGACCGTGGCCACCGTCGAACACCTGCTCGCCACCATCAACGGCATGGGCATCGACAACATCCACATCGAGGTCTCGGGCAAGGAAGTGCCCATCATGGACGGCAGCGCCGCCTCCTTCGTCTACCTGCTCAAGCAGGCGGGCGTGCGCAAGCTGAACAAGCCCCGCAAGGTCATGGCCGTCAAGAAGGCCATGGAGTTCGAACAGGACGGCAAGTACATCAAGGCCCGCCCGTACGACGGCCTGCGCCTGGACTACACCATCGAGTTCGCGCATCCGCTCATCGGCCGCCAGCACATGTCCCTGGAGATCACGCCCGAGAACTTCGCCCAGCATCTCGCCAAGGCGCGTACCTTCGGTTTCCTGAAGGAAGTCGATTACCTGCACGCCAACGGCCTGGCCCTGGGCGGGTCCCTGGACAACGCGGTCGTCCTGGACGAGTACAACATCCTCAATGCCGAGGGACTGCGCTTCGACGACGAGTTCGTGCGCCACAAGATGCTCGACTTCGTCGGCGACATCGCCACCTTCGGCGCGCGGCTCCAGGGTCACTTCGAGGTCTTCGCCTCGGGACACGCCCTGAACAACGCCTTCCTGCGGCACCTGGACGAGAACCGCGACCTCTACCTTGAGGAAAAGGTCGAATCCGTCCCCGCCATGGAAAAGGCCCCGGCCCGCGAACAGCTCCGCCCTGCCCCGGCCGTCGCTTAG